A genomic window from Arthrobacter sp. FW305-BF8 includes:
- the dhaL gene encoding dihydroxyacetone kinase subunit DhaL has translation MGLDVTWAVKWLTLSAQAMAEHRVELIELDRAIGDSDHGENMDRGFQAVLDKLAESPPETPGAALKLTAMALMSKVGGAAGPLYGTAFLRAATTLGDAAYIDAAALAAALTAARDGIVARGKAEAGDKTMVDAWTPAVDAAAAAAADGDTLAVLIAAAEAAEAGAVATDPLVARKGRASYLGERSAGHRDPGAASSALILRAAAGAAA, from the coding sequence GTGGGGCTAGACGTGACCTGGGCCGTCAAATGGCTGACGCTGTCGGCGCAGGCAATGGCGGAGCACAGGGTGGAACTCATCGAGCTGGACAGGGCCATCGGCGACTCTGACCACGGCGAAAACATGGACCGCGGCTTCCAGGCGGTGCTCGACAAGCTCGCCGAGAGTCCTCCCGAAACCCCCGGCGCCGCGCTCAAGCTGACGGCCATGGCGTTGATGTCGAAGGTCGGCGGGGCTGCCGGCCCGCTCTACGGCACGGCATTCCTGCGGGCCGCAACCACGCTGGGCGATGCCGCGTACATCGACGCGGCAGCGCTCGCCGCCGCGCTCACCGCGGCGCGGGACGGCATCGTGGCCAGGGGGAAGGCCGAGGCGGGCGACAAGACGATGGTTGATGCCTGGACCCCTGCCGTTGACGCAGCCGCAGCGGCAGCGGCCGACGGCGACACGCTGGCGGTCCTGATCGCCGCGGCGGAGGCTGCCGAGGCCGGCGCCGTGGCCACTGATCCGCTGGTGGCGCGCAAGGGCAGGGCCAGCTACCTCGGGGAGCGAAGTGCCGGCCACCGGGACCCCGGGGCCGCTTCAAGTGCCCTCATCCTTCGCGCCGCTGCGGGAGCCGCCGCATGA
- the dhaM gene encoding dihydroxyacetone kinase phosphoryl donor subunit DhaM, with product MTVRIVVVSHSDKIADGAVELAAQMAPDVMMVPAGGTSDGRIGTSMEKVMAALETAAGGDGVVVLTDLGSAVMTAESAMEFAEGSGTVLLADAPIIEGLVAAAVAAQGGASVHAVRRAAEATHGYPAPRPKAENYPAAATAGKQPGKQPAAHGPASDEPEALAPDASGDFELVNLAGMHARPAAKIAGGLSALDADVTVNGVDGASMTGLMTLGAGKGSVLHVEAYGPDAERAVAYVAGLVRDGFGEP from the coding sequence ATGACGGTGCGGATCGTGGTGGTTTCGCACAGTGACAAGATTGCCGACGGCGCCGTGGAGCTCGCGGCCCAGATGGCGCCGGACGTGATGATGGTGCCGGCCGGTGGAACGTCGGACGGCCGGATCGGCACCAGCATGGAAAAGGTAATGGCGGCGCTGGAAACCGCTGCCGGGGGCGATGGTGTGGTGGTGCTGACCGATCTGGGCTCGGCCGTGATGACCGCGGAATCGGCCATGGAATTCGCCGAGGGCAGCGGCACCGTGCTCCTCGCCGACGCCCCGATCATCGAGGGCCTCGTGGCGGCAGCGGTGGCGGCCCAGGGAGGAGCCAGCGTTCATGCTGTCCGGCGTGCAGCCGAGGCCACCCATGGCTATCCCGCGCCGCGGCCCAAGGCAGAGAATTACCCGGCCGCCGCCACCGCCGGTAAGCAGCCCGGTAAGCAGCCCGCCGCCCATGGCCCGGCCTCGGATGAACCGGAAGCCCTGGCCCCGGATGCCAGCGGGGACTTCGAGCTCGTCAACCTCGCAGGCATGCATGCCCGGCCCGCCGCCAAGATAGCCGGCGGCCTGTCTGCGTTGGATGCGGACGTGACCGTGAACGGAGTGGACGGCGCCTCCATGACCGGCCTGATGACGCTGGGTGCCGGCAAGGGATCGGTGCTACACGTGGAAGCGTACGGACCCGACGCCGAGCGCGCGGTGGCGTATGTGGCGGGGCTGGTACGGGACGGATTCGGGGAACCCTGA
- a CDS encoding A/G-specific adenine glycosylase produces the protein MLVSEIMLQQTPVVRVLPVWEEWLRRWPEPAALALEPAGEAVRAWGRLGYPRRALRLHAAAVAIEGDHGGRVPQDYAELLGLPGVGSYTAAAVAAFAFGRRETVVDTNIRRVHARLFSGSALPAPALTAAEMRLAAELLPTDAGSSVRWNASVMELGALVCTARAPKCAACPVRDRCAWLAAGEPPPSYTPKGQTWHGTDRQVRGGVMAVLRLADAPVPAEMFQQAPADLGFEAAGIGVPLAALHRLNCAPEQLERALAGLLADGLAELHHGGYRLPA, from the coding sequence GTGCTGGTCAGCGAGATCATGCTGCAGCAGACCCCCGTGGTCCGTGTGCTGCCGGTCTGGGAAGAGTGGCTGCGCCGGTGGCCGGAGCCCGCAGCGCTGGCACTGGAACCCGCCGGTGAGGCCGTCCGTGCCTGGGGCCGGCTGGGCTATCCGCGGCGCGCGCTGAGGCTGCACGCTGCCGCAGTCGCCATCGAAGGAGACCACGGCGGCAGGGTCCCGCAGGACTACGCCGAGTTGCTCGGACTGCCAGGTGTGGGCAGCTATACGGCGGCCGCCGTCGCCGCTTTCGCCTTTGGGCGCCGCGAGACGGTGGTCGACACCAACATCCGCAGAGTCCACGCGCGGCTCTTTTCCGGCTCCGCACTGCCAGCCCCGGCCCTGACGGCCGCGGAAATGCGGCTTGCCGCGGAGCTGCTGCCGACCGACGCCGGCAGTTCCGTCCGCTGGAACGCTTCAGTCATGGAGCTGGGGGCGCTGGTGTGCACGGCCCGGGCACCCAAGTGCGCCGCGTGCCCCGTCCGCGACCGGTGCGCCTGGCTCGCCGCCGGCGAGCCGCCGCCGTCGTACACCCCCAAGGGCCAAACATGGCACGGCACAGACCGGCAGGTCCGCGGCGGTGTGATGGCCGTCCTTCGGCTGGCGGACGCGCCGGTGCCCGCGGAGATGTTCCAGCAGGCACCCGCCGACCTCGGGTTCGAAGCCGCCGGCATCGGCGTGCCGCTGGCCGCCCTGCACCGGTTGAACTGCGCGCCGGAGCAGCTGGAACGGGCGCTGGCCGGCCTCCTGGCGGATGGCCTGGCCGAACTGCACCATGGCGGGTACCGGCTGCCGGCCTGA
- the disA gene encoding DNA integrity scanning diadenylate cyclase DisA, with translation MARSPEESLKATLGRVAPGTPLRDGLERILRGRTGALIVLGSDRTIDSICSGGFDIGIDFSPTRLRELAKMDGAIVCDKDASNILRAAVQLVPDSSIETQESGTRHRTAERVAIQTGVPVISVSQSMQIIALYVNGLRHVLEGSEKVLARANQALATLERYRSRLDQVTSSLSALEIEAMVTVRDVAVTLQRQEMVRRISEEISQYVLELGEDGRLLSLQLDELTVGRGPGSDIIIRDYAGPNASPEDIDGAVSALLNLGPTELIDLSKIAGIIGFAGGVDTLDAVVQPRGYRLLSGLKAVPKAVADRLVDHFGGLQYLMAATIDDLMTVDGIGDQRARTVREGLSRMAEASLLDRFL, from the coding sequence ATGGCTCGCAGCCCTGAAGAATCGCTCAAGGCGACTTTGGGGAGGGTGGCCCCGGGGACCCCGCTGCGGGACGGCCTGGAACGCATTCTCCGCGGACGCACCGGTGCGCTGATCGTGCTGGGCTCGGACCGGACCATCGACTCGATCTGTTCCGGCGGCTTCGACATCGGCATCGACTTCTCACCAACGAGGCTCCGCGAACTGGCCAAGATGGACGGCGCCATTGTTTGCGACAAGGATGCCAGCAACATCCTGCGGGCGGCAGTCCAGCTCGTCCCGGACTCGAGCATCGAAACGCAGGAATCGGGCACCCGGCACCGGACCGCGGAACGCGTGGCCATCCAGACAGGCGTCCCGGTCATATCGGTAAGCCAGTCCATGCAGATCATCGCCCTGTACGTCAACGGGCTGCGGCATGTGCTCGAGGGCTCCGAAAAGGTCCTGGCCCGCGCCAACCAGGCCCTGGCCACACTGGAGCGCTACCGTTCGCGGCTGGACCAGGTGACCAGCTCGCTCTCCGCCCTGGAGATTGAGGCCATGGTGACCGTCCGCGATGTGGCCGTGACCCTGCAGCGCCAGGAGATGGTGCGCCGGATCTCCGAGGAAATCTCGCAATATGTGCTGGAGCTCGGCGAGGACGGCAGGCTGCTCTCCCTCCAACTGGACGAGCTCACGGTGGGCCGCGGCCCGGGCAGCGACATCATCATCCGCGACTACGCCGGGCCGAACGCATCCCCGGAGGACATCGACGGCGCCGTCAGCGCACTCCTCAACCTCGGCCCCACCGAACTGATCGACCTCAGCAAAATCGCCGGAATCATCGGCTTCGCCGGCGGTGTGGACACCCTCGACGCCGTGGTGCAGCCGCGGGGCTACCGGCTCCTGTCCGGGCTCAAGGCCGTGCCGAAGGCCGTCGCGGACAGGCTCGTGGACCACTTCGGCGGGCTGCAGTACCTCATGGCTGCGACCATTGACGACCTGATGACCGTGGACGGGATCGGCGACCAGCGTGCCCGCACGGTGCGCGAGGGCCTCAGCCGGATGGCTGAAGCCAGCCTGCTGGACCGCTTCCTCTAA
- a CDS encoding peptide chain release factor 3: MSQEVQSPARVHEIHKQASRRRTFAVISHPDAGKSTLTEALALHAKVIGTAGASSGKANRKETVSDWMQMEKDRGISISSAALQFSYRDTVINLLDTPGHADFSEDTYRVLAAVDCAVMLVDAAKGLETQTMKLFEVCKQRNLPIITVINKWDRPGLDALALMDEITERTGLQPMPLTWAVGISGDFRGVWDLRNDRFARFQRNNAGASIALTEYFTPEEAAESQGGNWTDAVDEAGLVIESNLAFDVESFHAGKATPILFSSAALNFGVKELLDALVDFAPPAAPRPDIEGTPRAVESPFSGFVFKVQAGMNKAHRDHVAFIRVCSGVFERGMVVTQTRTGKSFATKYAQQVFGREREVIDEAYPGDVVGLVNASSLRVGDSLFLEEAVEFPAIPLFAPEHFQVARSKDPSRFKQFRRGIEQLEHEGVIQVLRSDVRGDQAPVLAAVGPMQFEVVEDRMAHDFSAPMRLERLPYSMARISTADAMPALANVPGAEVLLRSDGEYLALFNDVWALRRIEKNHPDLTLVPIGTHNPAK, translated from the coding sequence GTGTCCCAAGAAGTGCAGAGCCCCGCCCGAGTGCACGAGATCCACAAGCAGGCCTCCCGCCGCCGCACGTTCGCCGTCATCTCCCACCCGGACGCCGGCAAGTCCACGCTTACCGAGGCCCTCGCCCTGCACGCCAAGGTGATCGGCACCGCGGGCGCTTCCAGCGGCAAGGCCAACCGCAAGGAGACGGTCTCGGACTGGATGCAGATGGAGAAGGACCGCGGCATTTCCATCAGCTCGGCCGCCCTGCAGTTCTCCTACCGGGACACGGTGATCAACCTGCTGGACACCCCCGGCCACGCCGACTTCTCCGAGGACACCTACCGTGTGCTCGCCGCCGTCGACTGCGCCGTGATGCTCGTGGACGCGGCCAAGGGCCTTGAGACGCAGACCATGAAGCTGTTCGAGGTCTGCAAGCAGCGGAACCTTCCCATCATCACGGTCATCAACAAGTGGGACCGCCCGGGCCTGGATGCCCTGGCCCTCATGGACGAGATCACGGAGCGCACCGGGCTGCAACCGATGCCCCTGACCTGGGCCGTGGGCATCTCCGGCGATTTCCGCGGCGTCTGGGACCTGCGCAACGACAGGTTCGCGCGTTTCCAGCGGAACAACGCCGGCGCCAGCATCGCCCTCACCGAGTACTTCACTCCCGAAGAGGCCGCCGAAAGCCAGGGCGGCAACTGGACGGATGCTGTCGACGAGGCCGGCCTGGTCATCGAGTCCAACCTCGCCTTCGACGTCGAGAGCTTCCACGCGGGCAAGGCCACCCCCATCCTGTTCAGCTCCGCGGCGCTGAACTTCGGCGTCAAGGAACTTTTGGACGCCCTGGTGGACTTCGCCCCGCCGGCCGCGCCCCGGCCGGACATCGAGGGCACCCCGCGTGCCGTCGAGTCGCCGTTTTCCGGATTCGTGTTCAAGGTCCAGGCAGGCATGAACAAAGCCCACCGCGACCACGTTGCTTTTATCCGCGTCTGCTCCGGCGTGTTCGAGCGCGGCATGGTGGTCACCCAAACCCGCACCGGAAAGTCTTTCGCCACGAAGTACGCGCAGCAGGTTTTCGGCCGCGAACGCGAGGTCATTGACGAGGCCTACCCGGGCGACGTCGTGGGTCTGGTCAACGCGTCTTCGCTGCGGGTGGGGGACAGCCTGTTCCTTGAGGAAGCCGTGGAGTTCCCGGCCATTCCGCTGTTCGCTCCCGAGCACTTCCAGGTTGCCCGCTCCAAGGACCCCAGCCGCTTCAAGCAGTTCCGCCGCGGGATCGAGCAGCTTGAGCACGAGGGCGTCATCCAGGTGCTGCGCTCCGACGTCCGCGGTGACCAGGCGCCCGTGCTTGCCGCCGTCGGGCCCATGCAGTTCGAGGTGGTGGAGGACCGCATGGCGCACGACTTCAGCGCGCCGATGCGGCTGGAGCGCCTTCCGTACTCCATGGCCAGGATTTCGACGGCGGATGCCATGCCGGCGCTGGCCAACGTGCCGGGCGCCGAGGTGCTGCTGCGGTCCGACGGCGAATACCTGGCCCTCTTCAATGACGTCTGGGCCCTGCGCCGCATCGAGAAGAACCATCCGGACCTCACGCTGGTGCCTATCGGGACGCACAACCCCGCAAAGTAA
- a CDS encoding beta-ketoacyl-[acyl-carrier-protein] synthase family protein, with protein MGSMNPLGATVAETWEAMLAGRSGVTALEDSWAEALPVRIAGRVTADLGAFLSTRELKRMDRCGQLALVASREAWEQSGKPDVEPERLAVVIGSAYGGMDTVLAQVRELDNGGPRKVSPHTLTRLMVNGPSAWVSIDLGAKGGARTPVSACASGAEAIAQGADMIRSGAVDVVIAGGVDASVNDLIISGFSQIRALSTRNDDPERASRPFDRDRDGFVLSEGAGIVVLESEEHARARGAKVLGGIAGAAVTSDANDIVAADPDMQVRVMEKALASAGLRGTDIGFVHAHATSTPVGDRLEAQAIKTIAGDQVPVTSTKSLTGHLLGGAGALATIATLQALRTGDLPGTYNVAALDPEVDLNVITGTVSGSTATAGLVNAFGFGGHSAALVVTRA; from the coding sequence ATGGGGTCCATGAACCCGCTCGGGGCCACCGTGGCCGAGACCTGGGAGGCCATGCTGGCCGGGCGCTCGGGTGTCACGGCGCTGGAGGACAGCTGGGCTGAAGCGCTACCGGTGCGCATTGCCGGCCGGGTCACCGCGGATTTGGGCGCGTTCCTCAGCACCCGCGAGTTGAAGCGGATGGATCGTTGCGGGCAGCTGGCGCTCGTTGCCTCCCGCGAAGCCTGGGAGCAGTCGGGTAAGCCGGACGTCGAGCCGGAGCGGTTGGCCGTCGTGATCGGCTCGGCCTACGGCGGCATGGACACCGTGCTCGCACAGGTCAGGGAACTGGACAATGGCGGTCCCCGCAAGGTTTCGCCACACACCCTGACCCGGCTCATGGTGAACGGACCATCCGCCTGGGTTTCCATCGACCTCGGCGCCAAGGGCGGGGCACGCACTCCGGTCAGCGCGTGTGCGTCCGGGGCCGAGGCGATTGCCCAGGGTGCCGACATGATCAGGTCCGGGGCCGTCGACGTCGTAATTGCCGGGGGCGTTGATGCCTCCGTCAATGACCTGATCATCAGCGGTTTCTCGCAGATCCGGGCGCTCTCCACCCGCAACGACGATCCGGAGCGGGCTTCACGGCCGTTCGACCGGGACCGCGACGGGTTCGTGCTGTCCGAAGGGGCGGGGATCGTGGTGCTGGAGAGCGAGGAACACGCGCGTGCCCGGGGCGCGAAAGTGCTGGGCGGCATAGCGGGGGCAGCCGTGACCTCGGACGCGAACGACATCGTGGCAGCCGACCCGGACATGCAGGTGCGGGTCATGGAGAAGGCCCTTGCCTCCGCCGGCCTCCGTGGGACGGACATCGGATTCGTGCACGCGCACGCCACCTCCACCCCCGTGGGCGACCGACTGGAGGCGCAGGCCATCAAGACCATTGCCGGCGACCAGGTCCCGGTGACCTCCACAAAGTCGCTCACCGGGCACCTGCTCGGCGGAGCGGGAGCCCTTGCCACCATCGCCACGCTGCAGGCTCTCCGGACCGGCGACCTGCCCGGCACATACAACGTGGCTGCCCTTGACCCCGAGGTGGACCTCAACGTGATCACCGGTACCGTCAGCGGCAGCACCGCGACGGCGGGACTCGTCAATGCCTTCGGGTTCGGCGGGCACAGCGCGGCCCTCGTGGTCACCCGCGCCTAA
- a CDS encoding YcnI family copper-binding membrane protein codes for MTTSANRAAHSSALKTSALKTSALKTVTVVTAAAGLMVLGVGSASAHVRVDPASTSAGGFSQLTFRVPSESAAAKTTKVTVTLPTATPFTSVSVKPMDGWTAKITEAALPAPVTVEGAKITKAAATVTWTADAAHQLGPNEYQTFSISVGRLPEAGTTVALPAAQTYSDGTVVKWNQPETAGQPEPEHPVPSFVTTAAADEHSHAAPAAAAAPAADTATADTATADTAAAASTTPAAAAPDNTFGIVGLGAGLLGLAAGTAALVRTRKPRQN; via the coding sequence ATGACCACCTCAGCAAACCGAGCTGCGCACTCGTCTGCACTGAAAACTTCTGCCCTGAAAACTTCTGCCCTGAAAACCGTCACAGTCGTCACGGCGGCGGCCGGCCTCATGGTCCTGGGGGTGGGCTCAGCATCCGCCCACGTCCGCGTGGACCCCGCCTCTACCTCGGCCGGCGGCTTCTCGCAGCTGACCTTCCGGGTTCCCAGCGAGTCAGCTGCCGCCAAGACCACCAAGGTCACCGTCACGCTGCCCACAGCGACGCCGTTCACCTCGGTCTCGGTCAAGCCCATGGACGGCTGGACGGCGAAGATCACGGAAGCGGCCCTGCCCGCACCCGTCACGGTGGAAGGCGCCAAGATCACCAAGGCAGCCGCCACGGTCACCTGGACAGCCGATGCAGCGCACCAGCTCGGCCCGAATGAGTACCAGACGTTCTCCATCTCGGTGGGCCGGCTCCCGGAAGCCGGGACCACTGTGGCCTTGCCCGCGGCACAGACCTACTCCGACGGAACGGTGGTGAAGTGGAACCAGCCCGAGACTGCCGGCCAGCCCGAGCCCGAGCACCCGGTCCCCTCCTTCGTCACCACCGCGGCCGCGGACGAACACTCGCATGCGGCACCGGCTGCCGCGGCGGCCCCCGCCGCAGACACGGCAACTGCAGACACAGCAACCGCGGACACGGCGGCGGCAGCGTCCACCACCCCGGCCGCGGCCGCACCCGACAACACGTTCGGCATCGTCGGCCTCGGAGCAGGCCTGCTCGGCCTGGCCGCCGGGACGGCGGCCCTGGTGCGGACCCGGAAGCCGCGGCAGAACTGA
- a CDS encoding YcnI family copper-binding membrane protein, with product MNTSIRRTLKTAAAASLTAGLLAAGATAASAHVTVDPSATAEGGFTKLTFSVPNESETAKTNRLEVKLPTDTPLTSVSVKPMDGWKAQVVTSTLPKPVEIAGATVTKAATSVIWTADAAHQIGQKEFQTFTLSVGRLPAAGTTLMLPAAQGYTDGTTVNWADAAEAEHDHASANSSAAASAPAAEKEHHPAPSFVVTAAEAADGSASATPASETQAAGSNGGQAAGWIGLVAGLLGLAAGATALVRTRAVKK from the coding sequence ATGAACACCTCCATCCGCCGTACCCTCAAGACCGCAGCCGCCGCCTCCCTCACGGCCGGGCTCCTCGCCGCCGGTGCCACCGCGGCCTCGGCGCACGTCACGGTTGACCCCTCCGCAACCGCCGAGGGCGGCTTCACCAAACTGACCTTCAGTGTTCCGAACGAATCCGAGACAGCCAAGACCAACCGGCTGGAGGTCAAGCTGCCCACGGACACCCCGCTGACCTCGGTCTCGGTGAAGCCGATGGACGGCTGGAAGGCGCAGGTGGTCACGTCCACCCTGCCCAAGCCGGTGGAAATTGCGGGCGCAACGGTCACCAAGGCCGCGACCAGCGTGATCTGGACCGCCGATGCGGCCCATCAGATCGGGCAGAAGGAATTCCAGACCTTCACTCTGTCCGTCGGCCGGCTCCCGGCAGCCGGCACCACCCTGATGCTGCCCGCGGCCCAGGGCTACACTGACGGCACCACGGTGAACTGGGCCGACGCGGCCGAGGCCGAGCATGACCACGCGTCCGCAAACTCCTCCGCCGCAGCTTCTGCTCCGGCCGCTGAAAAGGAGCACCACCCCGCGCCCTCGTTCGTCGTCACCGCGGCGGAGGCCGCCGATGGTTCCGCATCGGCCACGCCGGCATCGGAAACGCAGGCAGCAGGTTCCAACGGCGGCCAGGCCGCGGGCTGGATCGGGCTGGTAGCGGGTCTTCTTGGCCTCGCCGCAGGCGCCACGGCCCTGGTCCGCACCCGGGCGGTCAAGAAGTAG
- the radA gene encoding DNA repair protein RadA: MATKTFRVSKAPGYKCAECGWTTVKWVGRCGECQAWGTVEETGAAVARTTAATTVLEPARPIADIDATTAAYLPTGVDELDRVLGGGVVPGAVILLAGEPGVGKSTLLLDVAAKFARTGQSVLYVTGEESAAQVKLRAERISAIADTLYLSAETDLGQALGQVEKVEPKLLVVDSVQTLSSADVEGSSGGVSQVREVAASIISAAKRRNMTTLLVGHVTKDGSIAGPRLLEHLVDVVCQFEGERHSRLRLLRAVKNRYGPTDDVGCFDLTEDGILGLADPSGLFVTRTKDPVSGTCITVTMEGRRPLLAEVQSLLAETQNSQPRRATSGLDSSRVAMLLAVLQQRAGCQLQKDDSYVATVGGVKLSEPATDLAVALAVASAKHKKPLPQRLIAFGEVGLAGEVRPVPGINQRIHEAHRLGFTHAVVPSSPTGPGPVPAGFNVKEVGHLTEVLELLITKP, translated from the coding sequence ATGGCTACAAAGACTTTCCGGGTTTCCAAGGCGCCGGGCTATAAGTGCGCGGAATGCGGCTGGACCACGGTCAAGTGGGTGGGCCGGTGCGGTGAGTGCCAGGCGTGGGGCACCGTCGAGGAAACCGGCGCCGCGGTGGCGCGTACGACGGCGGCCACTACAGTTCTGGAGCCCGCCCGCCCCATTGCCGATATTGACGCCACCACGGCCGCCTACCTGCCCACCGGCGTGGACGAACTGGACCGCGTGCTCGGCGGCGGCGTGGTTCCCGGCGCCGTCATCCTGCTCGCGGGCGAGCCCGGCGTCGGAAAGTCCACGCTGCTCCTGGACGTGGCTGCCAAGTTCGCCCGCACCGGGCAGAGCGTCCTGTATGTGACGGGCGAGGAGTCCGCGGCCCAGGTGAAGCTGAGGGCGGAGCGGATCAGCGCGATCGCGGACACCCTCTACCTCTCAGCGGAGACCGATCTTGGCCAGGCGCTCGGCCAGGTGGAGAAGGTGGAACCGAAGCTGCTGGTGGTGGACTCCGTGCAGACGCTCAGCAGCGCGGACGTGGAGGGCAGCTCCGGCGGTGTCTCCCAGGTCCGCGAGGTGGCTGCCTCCATCATTTCGGCGGCCAAACGCCGGAATATGACCACGCTGCTGGTGGGACATGTGACCAAAGATGGCTCCATCGCCGGGCCCCGCCTGCTGGAGCACCTGGTGGACGTCGTGTGCCAGTTCGAGGGCGAGCGCCACTCCCGCCTCCGCCTGCTCCGGGCGGTCAAGAACCGCTACGGGCCCACCGACGACGTGGGCTGCTTCGACCTCACCGAAGACGGCATCCTGGGCCTCGCCGATCCAAGCGGGCTGTTCGTCACCCGCACCAAGGACCCGGTATCCGGCACCTGCATCACCGTCACCATGGAGGGCCGCAGGCCGCTGCTTGCCGAGGTGCAGTCCCTGCTGGCCGAGACCCAGAACTCACAGCCGCGACGGGCAACCAGCGGCCTGGACAGTTCCCGGGTGGCCATGCTCCTGGCAGTACTGCAGCAGCGCGCCGGGTGTCAGCTGCAGAAGGACGACTCCTACGTGGCCACGGTGGGCGGCGTGAAGCTCAGCGAGCCGGCCACCGACTTGGCGGTGGCGCTGGCAGTGGCGTCCGCGAAGCACAAGAAACCCCTGCCCCAGCGCCTGATCGCGTTCGGCGAGGTGGGCCTGGCCGGCGAGGTGCGCCCGGTCCCGGGCATCAACCAGCGGATCCACGAGGCCCATCGGCTGGGATTCACGCACGCCGTGGTCCCCTCCAGCCCCACCGGTCCCGGCCCGGTCCCGGCGGGCTTCAACGTGAAGGAAGTGGGCCACCTGACCGAGGTGCTGGAACTGCTCATCACCAAGCCCTGA
- a CDS encoding FUSC family protein codes for MPQTGLSASRRFLRGRIRTGMVRSRNSLVPAIQMTFGAVGAYAFAEFVLGHAGPLFAATSALIALGFSRDLRMRRVMEVGLGCTIGIAVGDMLLHWLGAGIWQAAVVLLVSILLARFLDSGNIFTTQLALQSLLVVLLPAPAGGPFTRSIDAVVGGVVALLVTVLAPKDPRREPRKDVQKLLHELAEVLRECAAALVESDSTRAWHALVRGRNSQPLVDAMRHSLRASGEVATLAPAYRRHRDELDRLEQSLEYIDLALRNSRVFARRLTSSINHAALSDEATEKIAEVLLETGAAVDELSLGLAEVQEGARHAHLRSARQDLGEIAGRLHPRMLKVQKLEGETVVMLFRPLMVDLLEATGIDSREARDLLPPL; via the coding sequence ATGCCCCAGACCGGACTCTCCGCCAGCAGACGCTTCCTTCGCGGCCGGATCAGGACAGGGATGGTCCGGAGCCGGAATTCGCTGGTCCCCGCGATCCAGATGACCTTCGGTGCCGTCGGAGCCTACGCATTCGCCGAGTTCGTCCTGGGCCATGCCGGCCCGCTGTTCGCCGCCACATCCGCCCTGATTGCCCTCGGGTTCTCTCGCGACCTGCGCATGCGGAGGGTGATGGAGGTGGGCCTGGGCTGCACCATCGGCATTGCTGTTGGCGACATGCTGCTCCACTGGCTCGGGGCCGGGATCTGGCAGGCCGCCGTCGTGCTTTTGGTGTCCATCCTGCTGGCCCGCTTCCTGGACAGCGGCAACATCTTCACCACCCAGCTGGCACTGCAGTCGCTGCTGGTTGTGCTGCTGCCGGCGCCTGCCGGCGGGCCCTTCACCCGCAGCATCGACGCCGTGGTGGGCGGCGTGGTCGCGCTGCTGGTCACCGTCCTGGCGCCCAAAGATCCCCGCCGGGAACCGCGCAAGGACGTCCAGAAGCTGCTCCATGAACTGGCCGAAGTGCTGCGGGAATGCGCTGCAGCCCTGGTTGAGAGCGATTCCACCCGGGCCTGGCATGCCCTGGTTCGGGGCCGGAACAGCCAGCCGCTGGTGGATGCCATGCGGCACTCGCTCCGGGCATCCGGCGAAGTGGCCACGCTGGCGCCCGCCTACCGGCGCCACCGGGATGAACTGGACCGGCTGGAGCAGTCGCTCGAGTACATCGACCTTGCCCTGCGCAACAGCCGTGTTTTTGCACGCCGGCTCACCAGTTCCATCAACCACGCCGCGCTGTCCGACGAAGCCACGGAGAAAATCGCCGAGGTGTTGCTGGAGACAGGGGCGGCCGTGGATGAGCTCTCGCTCGGCCTAGCTGAGGTGCAGGAGGGTGCCCGCCATGCCCACCTGCGCAGCGCGCGGCAGGACCTGGGCGAGATCGCCGGGCGGTTGCATCCGAGAATGCTGAAGGTGCAGAAGCTCGAGGGCGAGACCGTGGTGATGCTGTTCCGGCCACTCATGGTGGACCTGCTGGAAGCCACCGGCATCGATTCCCGCGAGGCGCGCGACCTCCTGCCCCCGCTGTAA